A portion of the Hyalangium minutum genome contains these proteins:
- the rplC gene encoding 50S ribosomal protein L3, producing the protein MTQVFNDEGNLVPVTVIDVNTCQVVGKRTPEKDQYSAVTLGYGEIREKVLTQAQKGFFKKNNATARRHLKEFRVTTEEAAKFNVGDAVKADLFTKGQLVDVTGTTKGRGFQGVMRRWSFKGSQTKTHGTHEYQRHPGAIGQRKTPGRTYPNKKMPGHYGVEQVTTQNLTIVDVDTEKGLLLIKGAVPGHNEAIVYVKPAIKLAMREQHKAAR; encoded by the coding sequence ATGACCCAGGTGTTCAACGACGAGGGCAACCTCGTGCCGGTCACCGTGATCGACGTGAACACCTGCCAGGTGGTGGGTAAGCGGACGCCCGAGAAGGATCAGTACTCGGCCGTGACTCTGGGCTACGGGGAGATCCGCGAGAAGGTCCTGACGCAGGCGCAGAAGGGCTTCTTCAAGAAGAACAACGCGACTGCGCGCCGGCACCTGAAGGAGTTCCGGGTGACGACGGAGGAGGCCGCGAAGTTCAACGTGGGCGACGCGGTGAAGGCGGACCTGTTCACCAAGGGCCAGTTGGTGGACGTCACCGGCACCACGAAGGGCCGTGGCTTCCAGGGCGTCATGCGCCGGTGGAGCTTCAAGGGCTCGCAGACGAAGACGCACGGTACGCACGAGTATCAGCGTCACCCGGGCGCCATCGGTCAGCGTAAGACGCCGGGCCGTACCTACCCGAACAAGAAGATGCCGGGTCACTACGGCGTGGAGCAGGTGACCACGCAGAACCTGACGATCGTCGACGTGGACACGGAGAAGGGCCTGCTGCTGATCAAGGGCGCCGTCCCCGGCCACAACGAGGCGATTGTCTACGTGAAGCCGGCCATCAAGCTGGCGATGCGCGAGCAGCACAAGGCCGCCCGCTAG
- a CDS encoding outer membrane beta-barrel domain-containing protein, whose protein sequence is MLTVRSLRVLASMILALTALSAAGQQEQTLEGVVVRNRLYRPAGNLEFSPSVGVSMLTYLTAHYTVDLGVAYNLFDTFAVEGRAGYAFSRQTGLARSISESFLNRDDKKITDELEDLWRMNFHAVGGLRWAPVYGKLSLMAEVPTHFQAYLWAGGGVASFKRQSLIQCSQVVNREFGVCDNRSDPLDRSSATENFWVKETRVSPVVSAAVGLRFFAFERHGVKFELRDWVFRDAYRVALNRDDWEAGQETGTVAPSPGLTHLVQFDIGYTFIF, encoded by the coding sequence ATGTTGACCGTCCGTTCACTACGCGTGCTCGCCTCGATGATCCTGGCCCTGACGGCCCTGAGCGCCGCCGGGCAGCAGGAGCAGACCCTGGAGGGCGTGGTCGTCCGCAACCGACTCTATCGGCCCGCGGGCAACCTCGAGTTCTCCCCGAGTGTGGGCGTCTCCATGCTCACCTATCTCACGGCCCACTACACAGTGGACCTCGGGGTGGCCTACAACCTCTTCGACACCTTCGCCGTGGAAGGCCGCGCAGGCTACGCGTTCAGCCGGCAGACGGGCCTGGCCCGCTCCATCTCTGAGAGCTTCCTCAACCGCGACGACAAGAAGATCACCGACGAGCTCGAGGATCTCTGGCGGATGAACTTCCACGCCGTCGGCGGCCTGCGCTGGGCGCCCGTGTACGGGAAGCTCTCGCTCATGGCCGAGGTGCCCACCCACTTCCAGGCCTACCTCTGGGCCGGCGGCGGGGTGGCCTCGTTCAAGCGCCAGTCCCTGATCCAGTGCTCCCAGGTGGTGAACCGCGAGTTCGGCGTCTGCGACAACCGCTCGGATCCGCTGGATCGCTCCTCCGCTACCGAGAACTTCTGGGTGAAGGAGACGCGCGTGTCCCCCGTGGTAAGCGCCGCCGTGGGTCTGCGCTTCTTCGCCTTCGAGCGGCACGGCGTGAAGTTCGAGCTCCGGGACTGGGTGTTCCGCGACGCCTACCGCGTGGCGCTGAACCGGGATGACTGGGAGGCGGGCCAGGAAACGGGAACGGTCGCGCCCAGCCCGGGCCTCACGCACCTCGTTCAATTCGACATTGGCTACACCTTCATCTTCTAG
- a CDS encoding outer membrane beta-barrel domain-containing protein, with translation MRTILSFAVLLSTVAGADPALAQAAPTVPAPGAESSIPPDMAPVAAPQSAQHEMGSSVPDEQPVATPRARPQRVGEDAAEETPASEEAPAPAEAAAPAANPPAADAPLAVADVDTELRTTTPEQQRLVHGAPLYNPNVSVHIVQKKRFADEGKHEFALYPLAVQVNGKFTNHAGSALHYTYHVQENFALQVSGIYNWHSNESRFNLELIDKVREQAQAASSLLLQWGAQAGVEVTPLYGKFAFYDDQLAQFSLIINGGAGFGGTRHLIRPEVANQVEGQTFTVPARFGDAGTRFVGSVGGGFRVQFGDSYAVRLEVRDLVYTARVDRVDGCNLSDFEKLEAARSANQPFANLDLSGGCKFQKFDGVDPDTKKNYREDIILGRDLVAEPSSDVLNNVSFYAGFSILF, from the coding sequence ATGCGAACGATCCTGTCCTTCGCGGTTCTTCTGTCGACGGTCGCTGGGGCTGATCCGGCCCTCGCTCAGGCCGCACCCACGGTGCCCGCTCCGGGCGCCGAGTCTTCCATCCCTCCCGACATGGCCCCCGTGGCGGCGCCTCAGTCGGCTCAGCACGAGATGGGCTCTTCCGTGCCGGACGAGCAGCCCGTGGCCACGCCGCGTGCGCGTCCTCAGCGTGTAGGGGAGGACGCTGCCGAGGAGACTCCCGCTTCCGAGGAGGCTCCGGCTCCAGCCGAGGCTGCTGCCCCTGCTGCGAACCCGCCTGCCGCGGATGCGCCCCTGGCAGTGGCGGACGTGGACACCGAGCTGCGCACCACGACGCCCGAGCAGCAGCGGCTGGTGCACGGCGCGCCGCTCTACAACCCGAACGTCTCCGTCCACATCGTCCAGAAGAAGCGCTTCGCGGACGAGGGCAAGCACGAGTTCGCGCTCTACCCGCTGGCGGTCCAGGTGAACGGCAAGTTCACCAACCACGCGGGCAGCGCGCTCCACTACACGTACCACGTGCAGGAGAACTTCGCGCTCCAGGTCTCCGGCATCTACAACTGGCACTCCAACGAGAGCCGCTTCAACCTGGAGCTGATCGACAAGGTCCGCGAGCAGGCCCAGGCGGCCTCCTCGCTGCTGCTCCAGTGGGGCGCTCAGGCCGGCGTCGAGGTGACGCCGCTGTACGGCAAGTTCGCCTTCTATGACGACCAGCTCGCTCAGTTCAGCCTGATCATCAACGGCGGTGCGGGCTTCGGCGGCACGCGGCACCTGATCCGCCCGGAGGTCGCCAACCAGGTGGAGGGACAGACCTTCACCGTCCCCGCGCGCTTCGGAGACGCGGGCACCCGGTTCGTCGGCTCCGTGGGCGGCGGCTTCCGCGTCCAGTTCGGTGACTCCTATGCGGTGCGGCTCGAGGTGAGGGATCTCGTCTACACCGCCCGCGTCGATCGCGTGGACGGCTGCAACCTCTCCGACTTCGAGAAGCTCGAGGCAGCGCGCTCGGCCAACCAGCCCTTCGCCAACCTGGACCTCAGCGGCGGCTGCAAGTTCCAGAAGTTCGACGGCGTGGACCCGGACACGAAGAAGAACTACCGCGAGGACATCATCCTCGGGAGGGATCTGGTGGCTGAGCCCTCCTCGGACGTCCTCAACAACGTGAGCTTCTACGCCGGCTTCTCGATCCTCTTCTGA
- a CDS encoding tetratricopeptide repeat protein has protein sequence MSRLLALFAVALAPLAVSAQDLTAYNRALAAFNAGDLDTAAPLFFETSERATDPETKGKAEYYLAQTFQKKGLPVSAFVTYAAILKAGPKHPSYLKAVEGLVDIQQQLDEQNLIPSLLNQAYTDEVRDQWVTLPREVLARINYLVGTISHRRGQFEEARSLLEAVPPESRVYAKAQYLLGIVLADPRFPGRPGEAHTLDKAALNAFQMVLKQKGERQLELKETRELAMLGLGRLHYGRGEYKESSAAYESVPRYSRYWDQALFENGFSRFQNEDFGGALGSLQALHAPQFAGAFQPESWILKATVYYYSCLFDEVKTTLAAYDEVYGPMAKQLEPFTGEDMGLIPAFNLVSASENRKLPRPVYLWIRNNERIREVMRGLDTVDSEKRALVNSGAWKGSALATQTVASLEDVRNTLLQVGGTLARSRLREAADNLRTFSDQAEIIRVQTALDQKDLLQAGVDQKAVLSRQSLYRPAMPGAAWNYWKFQGEFWIDEIGYYQYTLKRGCLAKPGEERTEAGSQ, from the coding sequence ATGTCCCGACTGCTCGCACTCTTCGCCGTCGCCCTGGCTCCGCTCGCGGTGTCCGCGCAGGACCTCACGGCGTACAACCGCGCGCTCGCCGCCTTCAACGCGGGCGATCTCGACACCGCCGCGCCGCTCTTCTTCGAGACCTCCGAGCGCGCCACCGATCCCGAGACGAAGGGCAAGGCCGAGTACTACCTGGCGCAGACCTTCCAGAAGAAGGGTCTCCCGGTCAGCGCCTTCGTCACCTACGCCGCCATCCTCAAGGCCGGCCCCAAGCACCCCTCGTACCTCAAGGCCGTCGAGGGGCTCGTGGACATTCAGCAGCAGCTCGATGAGCAGAACCTGATCCCCAGCCTCCTCAACCAGGCCTATACGGACGAGGTGCGCGATCAGTGGGTCACGCTGCCCCGAGAGGTGCTGGCGCGCATCAACTACCTGGTGGGCACCATCAGCCACCGCCGCGGGCAGTTCGAGGAGGCCCGCTCCCTGCTCGAGGCCGTGCCGCCCGAGAGCCGCGTCTATGCCAAGGCGCAGTATCTGCTGGGCATCGTCCTGGCCGATCCGCGCTTCCCGGGCCGCCCGGGTGAGGCCCACACGCTCGACAAGGCCGCACTCAATGCCTTCCAGATGGTGCTGAAGCAGAAGGGCGAGCGGCAGCTCGAGCTCAAGGAGACCCGTGAGCTGGCCATGCTGGGGCTCGGGCGTCTGCACTACGGCCGCGGGGAGTACAAGGAGTCGAGCGCCGCCTACGAGAGCGTGCCGCGCTACTCGCGCTACTGGGACCAGGCCCTCTTCGAGAACGGCTTCTCCCGCTTCCAGAACGAGGACTTCGGCGGGGCGCTCGGGAGTCTCCAGGCGCTGCATGCGCCCCAGTTCGCCGGCGCTTTCCAGCCCGAGTCCTGGATCCTCAAGGCGACCGTCTACTACTACAGCTGCCTCTTCGACGAGGTGAAGACCACGCTCGCCGCCTACGACGAGGTGTACGGGCCCATGGCCAAGCAGCTCGAGCCCTTCACCGGCGAGGACATGGGGCTGATCCCCGCGTTCAACCTCGTCTCCGCCTCGGAGAACCGGAAGCTGCCGCGTCCCGTGTACCTGTGGATCCGCAACAACGAGCGCATCCGCGAGGTGATGCGCGGCCTGGACACCGTGGACAGCGAGAAGCGGGCCCTCGTCAACTCGGGTGCCTGGAAGGGGAGCGCGCTCGCGACGCAGACCGTGGCCTCCCTGGAGGATGTGCGCAACACGCTGCTTCAGGTGGGCGGCACGCTGGCTCGGAGCCGCCTGCGCGAGGCCGCGGACAACCTGCGCACCTTCTCGGACCAGGCGGAGATCATCCGCGTCCAGACGGCGCTCGATCAGAAGGACTTGCTGCAGGCCGGCGTGGATCAGAAGGCCGTGCTCTCCCGCCAGTCGCTCTACCGGCCCGCCATGCCCGGGGCCGCCTGGAACTACTGGAAGTTCCAGGGCGAGTTCTGGATCGACGAGATCGGCTACTATCAGTACACGCTCAAGCGCGGCTGTCTGGCGAAGCCGGGCGAAGAGCGGACCGAGGCGGGCTCGCAGTAA
- a CDS encoding tetratricopeptide repeat protein codes for MKAFLRFGALAVGVALTASGVGEAAPPKKAVGKKPAAAAKAAPVGKKTVEKASKEKAPSAVPGAPEEKRRNGPARVAPANAKFAELPRIADSKKDALADKKRDEAIEGFKRLIPKIQDGTSRKADLLYRLSELYWEKSKYLYRLEMDRYLEAEKKYDAAVARGEKLEAPKEDHRDSERYRAEVMSLYEDILRDYPQYEIRDEVLFSQAYNLYELGRQPEAVKRYEELIRDFPKSQFVPDAYIQLGNHYFDNNKLMPAKQNYEKARDTGVPKIYAYAIYKLAWCDFNAGDYEAGLKKLQEAVEYAETRGEELGDLKTEALNDLTVFYVQLDLPKDAIAYFKAKAPEKRQARLIAKTAVGLADAGHFDSGIYMFRWLIDDKPMGPSAPEFQQAIVRSYEGLRQRTQVRAEMKKMVDLYRPGGTWWEANTGNKSVLRNAFNVTEEAMRVMVTEYHQEAQKTREVATYQLARDIYKEYVDAFASSSDPDFVSDSAFNLRFFYAEILWALEEWEAAAAQYDAVVAFKIPDRDSAREVSNETYRKSASFAAVLAYDKLVKIERGQLAKSDLKAGQKVDENKYKGDVEKKRIIKKNAKEQPEQQLTRFEERLVAACDTYNSLYPNNQDEVDLRYQAAVILYDRNHFVDAARRFGEIIVKFPEERRSRDAADLTMFVLESREEWFELNKLARQFLGNKKLTKPGTEFAARVAKVVEGSQYKWVDEVVYRQEKNPKKAAELFLEFVTEFPKSENADRALTYAMIIFQEAAELDRGVEAGERVLQEYPDSVFDLKVRYTLAGFYEKMAEFKKAAEAYEAFVAAYDEAAGTAKKKKTAKGGASKVAQGSAEREQILKDAEGWVADALFNAGVWWEGVGNSPKAIAAYQSYISRFRDRKDVPQIAFNIALVHEKDGKWAEAAKAFASFSETYSRDARTNPGQLYLAKYRELMAQRQLKSWKDMERLQSELVRGWAKLPDESKQNVSLVDAYAHARFMGLEALWKHYSDIKFTRVSTIRRDLAAKQREIQRVEKEYAAVLAIGSGEWGIAALTRIGLAYADFARNIIESPDPKGLDEEQTTMYRGELENLALPLEDKSTEALEKALDKAYELSIYNEFTLAAQDQVNRYRPGAYAQVRQVPFRGSEFFATSDVAKDPGMSAAATAGSTPTAPSKPTQAPSAPQAQPQAPQASPAPAATVGEARP; via the coding sequence ATGAAGGCGTTCCTTCGGTTTGGTGCGCTGGCTGTGGGCGTGGCGCTCACCGCCAGCGGGGTGGGCGAGGCGGCACCGCCTAAAAAGGCGGTGGGGAAGAAGCCTGCGGCGGCGGCCAAGGCGGCTCCTGTCGGAAAGAAGACGGTGGAGAAGGCCTCCAAGGAGAAGGCGCCGTCCGCGGTGCCGGGTGCTCCCGAGGAGAAGCGCCGCAACGGTCCGGCCCGGGTGGCCCCCGCCAATGCCAAGTTCGCGGAGCTGCCGCGCATCGCCGACAGCAAGAAGGACGCGCTGGCGGACAAGAAGCGCGACGAGGCCATCGAGGGCTTCAAACGCCTGATCCCGAAGATCCAGGACGGCACCTCGCGCAAGGCGGACCTGCTGTACCGCTTGTCCGAGCTCTACTGGGAGAAGTCCAAGTACCTCTACCGGCTGGAGATGGACCGGTACCTGGAGGCGGAGAAGAAGTACGACGCGGCCGTGGCTCGCGGCGAGAAGCTGGAGGCCCCGAAGGAGGACCACCGCGACAGCGAGCGCTACCGCGCCGAGGTGATGAGCCTCTACGAGGACATCCTCCGCGACTATCCGCAGTACGAGATCCGCGACGAGGTCCTCTTCTCGCAGGCTTACAACCTGTACGAGCTCGGCCGCCAGCCCGAGGCCGTGAAGCGCTACGAGGAGCTGATCCGGGACTTCCCCAAGTCGCAGTTCGTGCCGGACGCGTACATCCAGCTCGGCAATCACTACTTCGACAACAACAAGCTGATGCCCGCGAAGCAGAACTACGAGAAGGCGCGGGACACCGGCGTTCCGAAGATCTACGCCTACGCCATCTACAAGCTGGCCTGGTGTGACTTCAACGCGGGCGACTATGAGGCCGGCCTCAAGAAGCTCCAGGAGGCGGTGGAGTACGCGGAGACCCGTGGCGAGGAGCTGGGCGACCTGAAGACCGAGGCGCTCAATGACTTGACCGTCTTCTATGTGCAGCTGGATCTGCCCAAGGATGCCATCGCCTACTTCAAGGCGAAGGCGCCCGAGAAGCGTCAGGCGCGGCTCATCGCGAAGACGGCGGTGGGGCTGGCGGACGCGGGCCACTTCGACAGCGGCATCTACATGTTCCGCTGGCTCATCGACGACAAGCCGATGGGCCCCAGCGCCCCCGAGTTCCAGCAGGCCATCGTCCGCTCGTATGAGGGCCTGCGTCAGCGCACCCAGGTCCGCGCCGAGATGAAGAAGATGGTGGACCTGTACCGGCCGGGTGGCACGTGGTGGGAGGCCAACACGGGCAACAAGTCCGTGCTGCGCAACGCCTTCAACGTCACCGAAGAGGCCATGCGCGTGATGGTGACCGAGTACCACCAGGAGGCCCAGAAGACGCGCGAGGTGGCCACGTACCAGCTCGCTCGCGACATCTATAAGGAGTACGTGGACGCGTTCGCCTCCAGCTCGGATCCGGACTTCGTCTCGGACTCGGCCTTCAACCTGCGCTTCTTCTACGCGGAGATTCTGTGGGCCCTCGAAGAGTGGGAGGCCGCCGCCGCCCAGTATGACGCCGTGGTGGCTTTCAAGATCCCGGACCGTGACTCGGCCCGCGAGGTCTCCAACGAGACCTACCGCAAGAGCGCCTCGTTCGCCGCGGTGCTCGCGTACGACAAGCTCGTGAAGATCGAGCGCGGCCAGCTCGCCAAGAGCGATCTCAAGGCCGGCCAGAAGGTCGACGAGAACAAGTACAAGGGTGACGTCGAGAAGAAGCGCATCATCAAGAAGAACGCGAAGGAGCAGCCCGAGCAGCAACTCACTCGCTTCGAGGAGCGCCTCGTCGCCGCCTGCGACACGTACAACTCGCTCTATCCGAACAACCAGGACGAGGTGGACCTGCGCTACCAGGCCGCCGTCATCCTCTATGACCGCAACCACTTCGTGGACGCGGCCCGGCGCTTCGGCGAGATCATCGTGAAGTTCCCCGAGGAGCGGCGCTCGCGCGACGCGGCGGACCTGACGATGTTCGTGCTGGAGAGCCGCGAGGAGTGGTTCGAGCTGAACAAGCTGGCGCGCCAGTTCCTGGGCAACAAGAAGCTGACCAAGCCCGGCACGGAGTTCGCCGCTCGCGTGGCCAAGGTCGTCGAGGGCAGCCAGTACAAGTGGGTGGACGAAGTCGTCTATCGCCAGGAGAAGAACCCGAAGAAGGCCGCCGAGCTGTTCCTCGAGTTCGTCACCGAGTTCCCCAAGTCGGAGAACGCGGACCGCGCGCTCACCTACGCGATGATCATCTTCCAGGAGGCCGCCGAGCTGGATCGCGGCGTCGAGGCCGGCGAGCGCGTCCTCCAAGAGTACCCGGACAGCGTGTTCGACCTGAAGGTCCGCTACACGCTCGCGGGCTTCTACGAGAAGATGGCCGAGTTCAAGAAGGCCGCCGAGGCGTACGAGGCCTTCGTGGCCGCCTACGACGAGGCCGCCGGGACGGCGAAGAAGAAGAAGACCGCGAAGGGCGGGGCGTCGAAGGTGGCGCAGGGCTCCGCCGAGCGTGAGCAGATCCTCAAGGACGCCGAGGGCTGGGTGGCCGACGCGCTCTTCAACGCGGGCGTCTGGTGGGAGGGCGTGGGCAATTCGCCGAAGGCCATCGCCGCCTATCAGTCGTACATCTCGCGCTTCCGCGACCGCAAGGATGTGCCGCAGATCGCCTTCAACATCGCGCTCGTCCACGAGAAGGACGGCAAGTGGGCGGAGGCCGCCAAGGCGTTCGCCTCGTTCTCGGAGACGTACAGCCGGGATGCTCGCACCAACCCGGGGCAGCTCTACCTGGCGAAGTACCGCGAGCTGATGGCGCAGCGGCAGCTCAAGAGCTGGAAGGACATGGAGCGCCTGCAGAGCGAGCTGGTGCGCGGCTGGGCCAAGCTGCCCGACGAGAGCAAGCAGAACGTCAGCCTCGTCGACGCCTACGCCCACGCCCGCTTCATGGGGCTGGAGGCGCTGTGGAAGCACTACTCGGACATCAAGTTCACCCGCGTGTCCACCATCCGCCGCGATCTCGCCGCCAAGCAGCGCGAGATCCAGCGCGTGGAGAAGGAGTACGCGGCGGTGCTGGCCATCGGCTCGGGCGAGTGGGGTATCGCCGCGCTCACCCGCATCGGTCTGGCGTACGCGGACTTCGCTCGCAACATCATCGAGTCGCCGGATCCCAAGGGCCTGGATGAGGAGCAGACCACCATGTACCGCGGCGAGTTGGAGAACCTCGCGCTTCCGCTCGAGGACAAGTCCACCGAGGCCCTGGAGAAGGCGCTCGACAAGGCCTACGAGCTGTCCATCTACAACGAGTTCACGCTCGCCGCGCAGGATCAGGTGAACCGCTACCGTCCGGGTGCCTACGCCCAGGTCCGCCAGGTGCCGTTCCGTGGCAGCGAGTTCTTCGCCACCTCGGATGTCGCCAAGGATCCAGGCATGTCGGCGGCCGCCACCGCGGGCTCCACGCCCACTGCGCCGAGTAAGCCCACGCAGGCTCCGAGCGCTCCGCAGGCGCAGCCTCAGGCTCCGCAGGCCTCGCCCGCGCCCGCCGCCACGGTGGGGGAGGCCCGGCCGTGA
- a CDS encoding tetratricopeptide repeat protein, which translates to MILTDFKAAPGKTTMKIARTLAAAALAFTTACATAPQVKPTPVTETAPQAPHAQVAGQPSKPVPAPTPPSADAGPHELFMSALASFDAGDYEAARKGFEQVVAKAPQSLNAQFNVGLIAERQAKPAEAQAAYEKVLSVDPNHQPSLLNLGRLYRLQDRFEDAIGLYEKALKTPGHEHDVALLNNLTVAYRLAGKFELAEATARRVLARSKDNPDAYKNLALIYYDQGQYRLAEVVSANARKLAENDPGVYNNLGMIYLKQNDRSRALAQFQKAVSLDPKFAPGYLNIGAMSLAYRDYTGAERAFSKAVELDPASYEGHLYYAYALDGQKGRDPKKGLTAGEAFEKVLTLRPDQPDAICGAGWAYAAERAGWDKALGFFERCKSLASTSPQDQQMIAAKVQGIQAMKKSGQPDPAAEHKKEATTAPGANGSLLDKVSEEAARQEGPLPEETAPAGDAASGETAPSSEAPAAADSAAPAAPEGSSPAPSPVP; encoded by the coding sequence GTGATTCTCACTGACTTCAAGGCAGCTCCAGGGAAGACGACCATGAAGATCGCCCGCACGCTTGCCGCCGCCGCGCTCGCCTTCACGACCGCGTGCGCCACGGCTCCTCAGGTCAAGCCCACGCCCGTCACCGAGACGGCGCCCCAGGCTCCTCATGCACAGGTGGCGGGTCAGCCCAGCAAGCCGGTCCCGGCGCCCACGCCGCCCTCGGCGGATGCCGGCCCGCACGAGCTGTTCATGTCGGCGCTCGCGTCCTTCGACGCCGGAGACTACGAGGCCGCGCGCAAGGGCTTCGAGCAGGTGGTGGCCAAGGCGCCGCAGAGCCTCAACGCGCAGTTCAACGTGGGGCTCATCGCCGAGCGTCAGGCGAAGCCCGCCGAGGCCCAGGCCGCCTACGAGAAGGTCCTCTCGGTGGACCCGAACCACCAGCCCTCGCTGCTGAACCTCGGCCGGCTGTACCGGCTGCAGGACCGGTTCGAGGACGCCATCGGCCTCTACGAGAAGGCGCTCAAGACGCCCGGCCACGAGCATGATGTGGCGCTGCTCAACAACCTCACCGTGGCGTACCGGCTCGCGGGCAAGTTCGAGCTCGCCGAGGCCACTGCCCGCCGCGTCCTGGCCCGCAGCAAGGACAACCCCGACGCGTACAAGAACCTGGCGCTCATCTACTACGACCAGGGGCAGTACCGGCTCGCCGAAGTGGTGAGCGCCAACGCGCGCAAGCTCGCGGAGAACGATCCGGGCGTCTACAACAACCTGGGGATGATCTACTTGAAGCAGAACGATCGGTCCCGCGCGCTGGCCCAGTTCCAGAAGGCCGTGTCGCTCGATCCGAAGTTCGCTCCGGGCTACCTCAACATCGGCGCCATGTCGCTGGCCTACCGCGACTACACGGGCGCCGAGCGCGCCTTCTCCAAGGCGGTGGAGCTCGATCCCGCCTCCTACGAGGGCCACCTTTATTACGCCTACGCGCTCGACGGGCAGAAGGGCCGCGATCCGAAGAAGGGGCTCACCGCGGGCGAGGCCTTCGAGAAGGTCCTCACCCTCCGCCCCGATCAGCCGGATGCCATCTGCGGGGCGGGCTGGGCCTACGCGGCGGAGCGGGCTGGCTGGGACAAGGCGCTGGGCTTCTTCGAGCGCTGCAAGTCTCTCGCGAGCACCTCGCCGCAGGATCAGCAGATGATCGCCGCCAAGGTGCAGGGCATCCAGGCCATGAAGAAGAGCGGCCAGCCGGACCCCGCCGCCGAGCACAAGAAGGAGGCCACCACGGCTCCGGGCGCCAACGGTTCGCTGCTCGACAAGGTGTCCGAGGAGGCGGCGCGTCAGGAGGGCCCGCTGCCCGAGGAGACGGCTCCGGCGGGGGATGCGGCCTCGGGTGAGACCGCGCCTTCCTCGGAGGCTCCCGCCGCTGCGGACTCCGCGGCTCCGGCGGCTCCGGAAGGCAGCTCGCCTGCTCCCTCTCCGGTGCCGTGA